From the genome of Pseudomonas sp. Teo4, one region includes:
- a CDS encoding DUF485 domain-containing protein yields the protein MTPEHIESIANHPDFRHLVQRKRRLNGSLTLAMLVIYYGFVLLVAFSPSTLGQSLSGGVTTVGMLVGVLMVLLSFALTGIYVHRANNVLDPLNDKVKQECAQ from the coding sequence CGAAAGCATCGCCAATCACCCGGATTTCCGGCACCTGGTCCAACGCAAGCGCCGTCTCAACGGCAGCCTGACCCTGGCCATGCTGGTGATCTACTACGGCTTCGTCCTGCTGGTGGCCTTCTCGCCCAGCACCCTCGGCCAATCGCTCAGCGGCGGCGTGACCACCGTCGGCATGCTGGTCGGTGTGCTCATGGTGTTGCTGTCCTTCGCCCTCACCGGCATCTACGTGCACCGTGCCAACAACGTGCTCGACCCCCTGAACGACAAGGTCAAGCAGGAGTGCGCACAATGA